GCAATGCGAACGACACGCAAGGCATTACCCTCTTCCTCATCGCCAAAGACACACCAGGAGTGAAGCTCACACCACTCCAGCGGGTCGATAATCGGGCGTCAGTCATTCTCACACTCGATGGCGTCAAGGTTGGACAAGACAGCATTGTCGGTTCGCTCGATGGAGGATACGAGTCGTTGTCACACGTTGTTGATCGTGCAACGATTGGCCTGTGCGCCGAAATGCTCGGTGGCATGAGCCAAATCTTCGACGACACAATCGCCTATCTTAAAACCCGCCAGCAATTCGGCGCGCTGATTGGCACCTTCCAAGGCTTGCAGCATCGCGCCGCTCGACTCTTCATGGAGCTTGAGCTAGCGCGATCAACGGTTATGGCTGCAGCACGAGCTGCGGATGCCAATGAACCAGACTGGCAATCACTGATCTCGCTAGCCAAAGCGCGTTGTTCAGACACATACATCCTCGCCGGAAACGAAGGTGTACAAATGCATGGTGGCATCGGCATGACCGACGAGCACGATGCCGGGTTCTACCTCAAACGGGCACGGGCGACGGAGATGACTTTTGGTGATGCGGCGTGGCACCGTGAGCGGTGGGCGAGACTACGGCAGTATTAGCAAAAGCTTCTTTGTGGCAATGTTGGCTCTATATTGAGGGATCGGGTCATCGGGTGACTGAGTCATCGAGCAAGTGACGAAAACTTTTTTCAATGACCCGATGATGCAATGACTCAATGAGTACATGGCCCGATCGCCCGATCACTCAATTCTTCCAGAAGTGCCTTCGCCTCTTGCAAATCTTTGGTGTCAAACCCTTCGGTGAACC
This is a stretch of genomic DNA from Deltaproteobacteria bacterium. It encodes these proteins:
- a CDS encoding acyl-CoA dehydrogenase — its product is MELVLTEDQELLAKTAADFVRQHSPVSRIRALRDANDAIGFSRDLWKQMAELGWTGILIPDTYGGAGMGLADLAVVLEALGRTLAPEPFLSTVLLAGELLNHAGSEAQKQAWLSGIASGEKILTVAYQESRSRYDLNRVTTKAERQGQSWVLSGEKIQVLDGQAADAFIVSARTSGNANDTQGITLFLIAKDTPGVKLTPLQRVDNRASVILTLDGVKVGQDSIVGSLDGGYESLSHVVDRATIGLCAEMLGGMSQIFDDTIAYLKTRQQFGALIGTFQGLQHRAARLFMELELARSTVMAAARAADANEPDWQSLISLAKARCSDTYILAGNEGVQMHGGIGMTDEHDAGFYLKRARATEMTFGDAAWHRERWARLRQY